One window from the genome of Rhinolophus ferrumequinum isolate MPI-CBG mRhiFer1 chromosome 22, mRhiFer1_v1.p, whole genome shotgun sequence encodes:
- the CD101 gene encoding immunoglobulin superfamily member 2 produces the protein MARIPHVASFFLFLTKLSFGQREVTVQKGPLFRAEGYPVSIGCNVTGHKGPSEQHFQWSVELATAPTRNVQIISTKDATFTYAVYAQRVQNKEIDIQRVQGNSVFLHISKLQMTDSGEYECDTPNTDGKYYGSYSAKTTLTVIPDTLSATMSSQTLSKDEGDPLELTCEVAKATAQHTHLSVTWYLMQDGERSPAIEIISLSKDFMLIPGLAYTERFAAGDVRLDKLGATAFRLSIRSLQPSDRGQLFCEATEWIQDPDETWTCIAKKQTDQTTLWIQPAVRDFQVNIMAKSTFTAGKPLELVCQVMGSDRDQQLQGFWFFNGSEMAFIDAGGVLVLKKDYKERASQGQLQVSKLSPKTFSLKIFAAGPEDEGTYSCAVAEVARAQMGSGHVLQRKQSADSFVSLRKPAARNVVVSTMDRQQAVWEGEALTLVCQVDGAESLLSVNWWHIPQDQIQPEFVVGMEQDGTVQLGASYRKPQNHANVRLEKRDWGTFQLEIMPTAVTDSGTYECRVSEKTQKPARELSWAQKLSITVKSLQSSLQVSLMSRQPQVTLTNPFDLSCLVMAGYSDLKVLLTVTWQFQLAGSQVFQRLIRITHNGTIEWGAVPTQFQKKTKVSQSPFRSQLLIHDATEEEAGVYRCEVEVYDRNSLHTSGSARASAISHPLRIAVTLPESKLKVNSNSQVQEVSINSNTDVECSILSRSTGNLQLAVIWYFSSISTNNASWLRILEMDQTNVVKFHTPRGKQKFYIEKLSQDLFQLRILNIGDSDQGRYRCSVQEWLLSTNGTWYQLGEETSGLTELKLRPTGSKVRVSKAYWAENATEHREVVIPCSLESSGNSASLFSVMWFRHRENSRSEMLVHLQHDGLLVYGEDGLQRHLYCYRSSPTDFVLKLHRVEMGDAGMYWCRVTEWQLHGTPSNLVNQSSDVSQHIVLTVLPSEPTFLSRICSSAPLFTFIFICLFVLFILLLISLLCLYWKARKLSTLSRNVQKDKALWMDLKGPRDILTDRSEEENDH, from the exons CTAAGCTCAGCTTCGGCCAAAGAGAAGTAACAGTTCAGAAAGGACCGCTCTTTAGAGCGGAAGGCTACCCCGTCAGCATCGGCTGCAATGTGACTGGCCACAAGGGGCCTTCTGAGCAGCATTTTCAGTGGTCTGTGGAGCTAGCGACAGCCCCGACCCGAAATGTCCAGATCATCAGCACGAAGGATGCCACCTTCACTTACGCAGTGTATGCACAGCGGGTACAAAACAAGGAAATCGACATCCAGAGGGTCCAGGGCAACTCCGTCTTCTTGCACATCTCCAAGCTCCAGATGACGGATTCTGGCGAGTATGAGTGTGACACACCAAACACTGATGGAAAATACTATGGGAGTTACAGTGCAAAGACTACTCTAACCG TTATTCCAGATACCCTCTCTGCCACCATGAGTTCCCAGACTCTCAGTAAGGATGAAGGTGACCCATTAGAACTTACCTGTGAAGTAGCCAAAGCCACAGCTCAACATACCCACCTGTCTGTCACCTGGTACCTGATGCAGGATGGAGAAAGAAGTCCGGCCATCGAGATTATTTCCCTCTCCAAAGACTTTATGTTGATCCCTGGGCTCGCGTACACAGAGAGGTTCGCAGCTGGTGACGTGCGGCTGGACAAGCTGGGGGCCACTGCCTTCAGGCTGTCCATCAGGAGCCTGCAGCCCTCAGATCGAGGCCAGCTGTTCTGTGAGGCCACGGAATGGATTCAGGATCCAGATGAAACCTGGACTTGCATCGCGAAAAAGCAGACAGATCAAACAACTCTGTGGATCCAGCCGGCAG TGAGAGATTTCCAAGTCAACATCATGGCGAAGAGCACATTTACCGCAGGAAAACCCTTAGAACTGGTTTGCCAGGTAATGGGCAGTGACCGGGACCAACAGCTTCAGGGTTTTTGGTTCTTCAATGGTAGTGAAATGGCTTTTATTGATGCTGGTGGAGTTCTGGTCCTGAAGAAAGACTACAAAGAGAGAGCAAGTCAAGGACAACTCCAGGTTTCAAAGTTAAGCCCCAAGACTTTCTCTCTCAAGATCTTCGCTGCGGGCCCAGAGGACGAAGGAACCTACAGCTGTGCGGTGGCAGAGGTGGCAAGAGCTCAGATGGGCTCCGGGCATGTGCTTCAGAGAAAGCAGTCAGCAGACAGCTTTGTAAGCCTGAGGAAGCCAGCAG CAAGAAATGTGGTCGTGTCCACCATGGACAGGCAGCAAGCAGTGTGGGAAGGAGAGGCGCTGACCCTTGTCTGCCAGGTAGATGGAGCAGAAAGTCTGCTGTCTGTGAACTGGTGGCACATCCCACAGGACCAAATACAGCCAGAGTTTGTGGTTGGCATGGAGCAGGATGGCACCGTGCAGCTGGGTGCTTCCTACAGGAAACCCCAGAATCACGCCAACGTAAGGCTGGAGAAAAGGGACTGGGGCACCTTCCAGCTGGAGATCATGCCCACTGCTGTCACAGACAGTGGCACATATGAGTGCAGAGTGTCTGAGAAGACCCAGAAGCCGGCCAGAGAGCTGAGCTGGGCTCAGAAGTTGTCCATCACTGTGAAATCGCTAC AGTCAAGTTTACAAGTTAGTCTGATGAGCCGTCAACCACAAGTGACATTAACCAACCCCTTTGACCTGTCCTGCCTCGTGATGGCTGGTTACTCTGACCTCAAGGTACTACTCACCGTGACGTGGCAGTTCCAGCTAGCTGGGTCTCAAGTCTTTCAACGACTTATTCGAATCACCCACAATGGCACTATCGAATGGGGGGCTGTTCCAACCCAGTTCCAAAAGAAGACGAAGGTGTCACAGTCTCCATTTCGTTCTCAACTCCTAATCCACGATGCCACTGAGGAGGAGGCGGGAGTGTATCGGTGTGAAGTGGAAGTTTATGACAGAAATTCCCTACACACAAGTGGCTCTGCGAGGGCTTCTGCCATCTCTCACCCACTGAGGATAGCTGTCACTTTACCAG AGAGCAAGCTGAAAGTGAATTCAAACAGTCAAGTCCAAGAGGTCTCCATCAACTCCAACACTGACGTAGAATGTAGCATCTTGTCCCGGTCCACCGGAAACCTTCAGCTGGCCGTTATTTGGTACTTCTCTTCCATTTCCACCAATAATGCATCTTGGCTGAGGATTCTGGAAATGGACCAAACCAATGTTGTAAAATTTCACACCCCACGGGGAAAGCAAAAATTCTACATCGAGAAACTTTCCCAAGACTTGTTTCAGCTGCGCATTCTGAATATAGGAGACAGTGATCAGGGCAGATATCGCTGCTCTGTGCAGGAATGGCTCTTGTCTACAAACGGCACTTGGTACCAGCTTGGAGAAGAGACATCAGGTCTGACAGAATTGAAACTCAGGCCCACAG GAAGTAAGGTACGTGTCTCCAAAGCGTACTGGGCGGAAAATGCTACCGAGCATAGAGAAGTGGTCATTCCCTGCAGCCTGGAGAGCTCCGGCAATTCGGCCTCCCTGTTCTCTGTGATGTGGTTCCGGCACAGAGAAAATTCTAGAAGTGAAATGCTGGTGCACCTGCAGCATGATGGCTTGCTGGTGTATGGTGAAGACGGTCTCCAGAGGCACCTGTACTGTTACCGCTCGTCCCCTACAGATTTTGTACTGAAGCTTCACCGGGTGGAGATGGGAGATGCTGGAATGTACTGGTGCAGGGTGACAGAGTGGCAGCTCCATGGCACCCCAAGCAACTTGGTCAACCAATCGTCAGATGTGTCACAGCATATAGTGCTCACGGTGCTGCCTTCAG AGCCCACGTTTCTTTCCAGGATCTGCTCATCAGCCCCTTTATTCACTTTCATATTCATCTGCCTCTTCGTTCTGTTCATTCTTCTGCTCATTTCCCTCCTCTGCTTATACTGGAAGGCCAGGAAGTTGTCGACACTGAGCCGAAATGTCCAGAAAGATAAGGCTCTCTGGATGGACTTGAAAGGGCCAAGAGACATACTCACAGACAGAAGTGAAGAGGAAAATGATCACTGA
- the LOC117015418 gene encoding 60S ribosomal protein L23a-like, with product MAPKAKKEAPAPPKAEAKAKALKAKKAVLKGVHSHKKKKIRTSPTFRRPKTLRLRRQPKYPRKSAPRRNKLHHYAIIKFPLTTESAMKKIEDNNTLVFIVDVKANKHQIKQAVKKLYDIDVAKVNTLIRPDGEKKAYVRLAPDYDALDVANKIGII from the coding sequence ATGGCGCCAAAAGCGAAGaaggaagcccctgcccctcccaaagccGAAGCCAAAGCGaaggctttgaaggcaaagaaagcagtcctaaaaggcgtccacagccacaaaaaaaagaagatcCGGACGTCACCCACCTTCCGAAGGCCCAAGACACTGCGGCTCCGAAGGCAGCCTAAATATCCTCGGAAGAGCGCTCCCAGGAGAAACAAGCTTCACCACTATGCCATCATCAAATTCCCCCTAACTACcgagtcagccatgaagaagatagAAGACAACAATACACTTGTGTTCATTGTGGACGTCAAGGCCAACAAGCACCAGATcaaacaggctgtgaagaagctctatgacattgacgtggccaaggtcaacaccctgatcaggcctgatggagagaagaaggcatatgTTCGACTGGCTCCTGACTACgatgctttggatgttgccaacaaaattgggatcatctaa